In Candidatus Nitrosarchaeum limnium SFB1, the following proteins share a genomic window:
- a CDS encoding hypothetical protein (hypothetical protein Nmar_1522), with protein sequence MTDPLIDDVKELLDKEKGDERILKQIYRACENNEVISNYERNYVKALAEKHLGRIPQIQDNQIEEKHQSNEKPIVPDVIFSKTSSQKVESLYSKPNKNKKSTSKNTKILLGAGGATFVMLIIISMSLTGILNLESNDSQIISEDSSSASLSIKTDLATYQKGDIISISGTSDTSGKVTLSIKNQDDKLIWSEAISVKNNGRFSTLAIAGGPGWDKSGTYTIQVNNNSETKSNTFSFKA encoded by the coding sequence ATGACTGATCCCCTCATTGACGATGTTAAGGAATTACTGGACAAGGAAAAAGGTGATGAGCGAATCTTAAAGCAAATTTACCGTGCTTGTGAAAACAATGAAGTAATTAGCAATTATGAGAGAAACTATGTTAAAGCTTTAGCCGAAAAACATCTTGGGCGAATTCCTCAGATTCAAGATAACCAAATCGAAGAAAAGCACCAGAGTAACGAAAAACCTATTGTTCCAGATGTAATATTTTCAAAAACATCATCACAAAAAGTTGAATCACTTTATTCAAAACCAAACAAAAATAAAAAATCCACATCAAAAAATACAAAAATATTGTTGGGTGCAGGGGGAGCAACATTTGTAATGTTGATTATAATCAGCATGTCTTTAACTGGAATTTTAAATCTTGAATCTAATGACTCTCAAATAATTTCAGAAGATTCATCATCTGCATCACTTTCAATTAAAACTGATTTAGCTACATATCAAAAGGGTGATATAATTTCAATAAGTGGAACATCTGATACTTCTGGAAAAGTAACTCTCTCAATAAAAAATCAAGATGATAAGTTAATTTGGTCTGAGGCAATCTCTGTAAAAAATAATGGACGGTTTTCTACATTAGCTATTGCTGGTGGCCCTGGATGGGATAAATCTGGCACATATACTATACAAGTAAATAATAATTCGGAAACAAAATCTAATACATTTTCATTTAAGGCATAA
- a CDS encoding von Willebrand factor type A, whose product MQSLQLLNESIVEIATFLIRRWAERENITVEFSNKVETRTRLQDNRVILTPIEKRIGNDFQRYRQFRTALWYEAMRIKFCKKILSNDHAFGFILNTMETRRVEQLGRKLWRGMDEEIIFNYAYMLVSRPLLHSVYGKARIVEAFYQYFMFGTIRGEIQASQFERIKNADKFAKKIVLESIEKNYDTEWLEKNVREIIKILDIDSLLTIPVSLPFMKAGMAISEEELMKFLTVISKNKEGDFGKIDTKAILRGNSIYDEYKVILDEKKKNDNKGLTSESIGIQIPTITNVDETTIYDLNLINNLKTKFRELKSGWKEQHFISGDEFDEENYIEGHDPFFIDIKKSIKTKIVILLDHSSSIASDALEYKKATLALCEVLAYLKVKFAIYAFNTHNRSVVCWSIKQDNMKWNNVSAKRLAQIDANGSTPLAEVYDKMLPILQSKRPDIFLTLTDGEPSDPDAVRAITKSLKNLGIKMVALGLGSNTVRATIIANNLKHLGYENTLAASRLKDIPNKVIRILES is encoded by the coding sequence ATGCAATCATTACAATTACTAAATGAATCGATAGTTGAAATTGCCACATTTCTAATAAGAAGATGGGCTGAAAGAGAAAACATCACAGTTGAATTTTCAAATAAAGTTGAGACAAGAACGAGATTACAAGATAATAGAGTTATCCTAACACCAATTGAAAAAAGGATAGGAAATGATTTTCAAAGATACAGACAATTTAGAACAGCCTTATGGTATGAGGCAATGAGAATAAAATTTTGTAAAAAAATACTTAGCAATGATCATGCATTTGGATTTATTCTAAATACAATGGAGACACGTAGAGTTGAACAATTAGGAAGAAAGTTGTGGAGAGGTATGGATGAAGAAATTATTTTTAATTATGCGTATATGCTAGTATCAAGACCATTATTACACTCAGTTTATGGAAAAGCACGAATTGTAGAAGCGTTTTATCAATATTTTATGTTTGGAACAATTAGAGGAGAGATTCAAGCCAGCCAGTTTGAAAGAATAAAAAATGCAGATAAATTTGCTAAAAAAATAGTACTTGAATCAATAGAAAAAAATTATGATACTGAATGGCTTGAAAAAAATGTAAGAGAAATCATTAAAATTTTAGATATTGATTCATTACTTACAATTCCTGTATCGTTACCATTTATGAAAGCAGGGATGGCTATTTCAGAAGAAGAATTAATGAAATTTCTCACAGTAATTTCAAAAAATAAAGAAGGAGATTTTGGAAAAATTGACACTAAAGCAATACTCAGAGGAAATAGCATCTATGATGAATACAAAGTAATCCTAGATGAAAAAAAGAAAAATGATAACAAAGGACTAACTTCTGAATCAATTGGAATTCAAATTCCAACCATTACTAATGTTGATGAAACAACAATCTATGATTTAAATTTAATAAATAATTTAAAAACAAAATTTAGAGAATTAAAATCAGGATGGAAAGAACAGCATTTCATTAGTGGTGATGAGTTTGATGAAGAAAATTACATTGAAGGGCACGATCCATTTTTTATAGACATTAAAAAATCAATTAAAACAAAAATAGTTATTTTATTAGATCATTCATCAAGTATTGCGTCAGATGCATTAGAATACAAAAAAGCAACACTTGCACTTTGTGAAGTATTAGCATATCTAAAAGTAAAATTTGCAATTTATGCATTTAACACACATAATAGAAGCGTTGTATGTTGGTCTATAAAGCAAGACAATATGAAATGGAATAATGTTTCTGCAAAAAGATTAGCACAAATTGATGCAAATGGATCTACTCCTTTAGCAGAAGTATATGACAAAATGCTTCCCATATTACAGTCTAAAAGACCAGATATTTTTTTGACTCTAACTGATGGAGAACCATCAGATCCGGATGCAGTAAGAGCAATAACAAAATCATTAAAAAATCTTGGAATTAAGATGGTAGCATTAGGTTTAGGCTCAAATACAGTAAGAGCCACCATAATTGCAAACAATCTAAAACATTTAGGATATGAAAACACTTTGGCTGCAAGTAGGTTAAAAGATATTCCAAATAAAGTAATTAGAATTTTAGAATCATAA
- a CDS encoding cytochrome c biogenesis protein transmembrane region, whose translation MAEITIFVALIAGIGSFVAPCILPMIPAFLAYISGTTVTELSSKNNSTISINRTGIILNTVFFVLGFSIVFSALGVLINSVLSSVSGEIIQSLNYVGGVIIISFGIFLLLSTKIKSLNIEKKYFPKRTKSSYPLSFVFGLAFAAGWTPCVGPILGTILTLAATTPSVSFHLLLAYSLGLGIPFVLIGIFFSRATKIIKGMSKHLKYYNLILGGFIIFLGILVFTNQLAYIANFPLLDKLVLLG comes from the coding sequence ATGGCAGAAATTACAATTTTTGTAGCCTTAATAGCTGGTATTGGATCATTTGTTGCACCATGTATACTGCCCATGATTCCAGCTTTTCTCGCATACATATCAGGTACTACTGTCACAGAACTAAGTTCTAAAAATAATTCTACTATTTCGATTAACAGAACAGGAATAATTCTAAATACTGTATTTTTTGTTTTAGGGTTTTCAATTGTATTTTCTGCTTTAGGCGTTTTGATTAATAGTGTTTTATCAAGCGTATCTGGAGAAATAATACAGAGTCTAAATTATGTTGGGGGTGTTATAATAATTTCATTTGGAATATTCTTGTTATTATCAACAAAAATCAAATCACTGAATATCGAAAAAAAGTATTTTCCTAAAAGAACTAAATCAAGTTATCCGTTGTCTTTTGTGTTTGGTTTAGCTTTTGCAGCAGGATGGACTCCATGTGTAGGTCCAATACTTGGAACCATTCTTACTCTTGCTGCCACAACCCCATCAGTCTCATTTCATTTGTTATTGGCCTATTCCCTTGGGTTGGGAATTCCTTTTGTACTAATTGGCATATTTTTCTCAAGGGCTACAAAAATAATTAAAGGAATGAGTAAGCATCTAAAATATTATAATTTGATATTGGGAGGATTCATCATCTTTTTAGGTATTCTTGTATTTACAAATCAACTTGCATACATTGCAAATTTTCCACTTTTAGATAAATTGGTGTTGTTAGGGTGA
- a CDS encoding TATA-box binding family protein: MPQTKPIVSVENVVASASVDQKIDLNEITEKFPDTEYHPEQFPGLVFRLQNPRTATLIFRTGKMVCTGAKSEDMAIKAVNTVVQKLRKGKIKIKNDAVITVQNIVAAINLGGKIHLEKAARTLPRSMYEPEQFPGLIHRMLDPKTVILLFASGKLVCTGAKKESDVYRSVHNLHSLLEEKNLMIYDQ; this comes from the coding sequence ATGCCTCAAACAAAGCCTATTGTTAGTGTAGAAAATGTAGTAGCATCTGCATCAGTGGACCAAAAAATTGATCTTAACGAAATAACTGAAAAATTTCCAGATACAGAATATCATCCAGAACAATTTCCTGGATTAGTTTTCAGACTGCAAAATCCCAGAACTGCAACATTAATTTTCAGAACTGGAAAAATGGTTTGTACAGGTGCAAAATCTGAAGACATGGCGATTAAAGCAGTGAACACAGTAGTTCAAAAACTCCGAAAGGGTAAAATCAAAATTAAAAATGACGCGGTAATTACAGTTCAAAATATTGTAGCAGCAATTAATTTGGGTGGTAAAATTCATTTAGAAAAAGCAGCAAGAACTCTACCTAGAAGCATGTATGAACCAGAACAATTTCCAGGATTAATTCACAGGATGCTAGATCCAAAAACAGTCATATTGTTATTTGCGTCAGGAAAACTAGTATGTACAGGTGCAAAAAAAGAATCTGATGTTTATCGCTCTGTTCATAACTTACATTCATTATTAGAAGAAAAAAATCTAATGATATATGATCAATAA
- a CDS encoding hypothetical protein (hypothetical protein Nmar_1520), producing MTDDIFEKEKIKLTPENGFNLVAVDYFADSDNQLYLVEHFEMYQDALNAKKERKNSEDYFILYKGTGGEFLYR from the coding sequence TTGACTGATGACATATTTGAAAAAGAAAAAATCAAACTAACACCAGAAAATGGTTTTAATTTAGTTGCCGTAGATTATTTTGCAGATTCAGATAATCAATTATACCTAGTGGAGCATTTTGAGATGTATCAAGATGCATTGAATGCAAAAAAAGAGCGAAAAAATTCAGAGGATTATTTTATTTTGTATAAAGGCACAGGCGGAGAGTTCTTGTATAGATAA
- a CDS encoding ATPase, with protein sequence MLKETSYLDWNDSIRILNKAYEADLFVLIIGPKGTGKTSLVRDFAKNKNMKLESINFSLRTRESHLIGTKTLTDGTVNFEEGLLIKSMKEGSMLYLDEINAAEADVLLRLDEALDDRRQIILKESTGETVKAKEGWFVIATINPLTHSGTKELPPQLLSRFPVRISLEYPAENVELEIVKRHVSGNHDSEIIQAIKLANILRQAAAVEELFYSPSLRETIAFGKLLEKGMSPKESAKIVFGNVYTQWGNIEYQKVSDIITSMFGN encoded by the coding sequence ATGTTAAAAGAAACATCATATTTAGACTGGAATGATTCAATTCGTATTTTAAACAAAGCATATGAAGCAGATCTTTTTGTATTGATAATTGGCCCAAAAGGTACAGGAAAAACATCTCTGGTCAGAGATTTTGCAAAGAATAAGAACATGAAATTAGAATCAATAAATTTTAGTCTTAGAACTCGTGAAAGTCATCTAATTGGAACTAAAACTCTAACCGATGGCACAGTAAATTTTGAAGAAGGTCTTTTGATTAAATCCATGAAAGAAGGCAGTATGTTATACCTAGATGAAATAAACGCTGCTGAGGCAGATGTACTGCTTCGATTAGATGAAGCATTAGATGATAGGAGACAGATTATTTTAAAAGAATCTACAGGTGAAACTGTTAAAGCTAAAGAAGGGTGGTTTGTGATTGCAACAATTAATCCCCTTACACATAGTGGAACAAAAGAACTCCCACCACAATTACTTAGCAGATTTCCAGTTAGAATTAGCTTAGAATATCCAGCTGAAAATGTAGAATTGGAAATTGTTAAGAGACACGTTTCTGGAAACCATGATTCTGAAATTATTCAAGCTATCAAACTTGCCAACATATTAAGACAGGCAGCTGCAGTGGAAGAACTATTTTATTCACCTAGTTTAAGGGAAACAATTGCATTTGGAAAACTACTAGAAAAAGGAATGTCACCTAAAGAATCAGCAAAGATTGTTTTTGGTAATGTGTATACACAGTGGGGAAATATAGAATATCAAAAAGTTAGTGACATCATAACTTCTATGTTTGGTAATTAG
- a CDS encoding geranylgeranyl reductase, whose product MSDYDVIIAGGGLAGTIAAQSVSHYSNQGLKILVIDRSPSNLPGLKSVSGWICGDAVSKEAVDYMTTRIKVNWTEPEIEHKVKGVMAFSPDRETSIPFDGAGYMLNRQVLPERQNQRTLAMGVDFNFEINLTGLVYQGNQVVGVQGIDNKTKTPYKKTAKVVVDATGMTSMLRNQISNTTKMEKKVDRRDVESTGRHIMYFEDGEKDLTEFDPDYCIIHLDQDIAPGGYGWVFPKGKNKVNIGLGVEKTLLEKRNQRLGKSDSVSSLINEYVERNRAIKNPRLSEDPQDKNNATGNFQVSVRRQNDCMVANGFVLVGDSAWMPKPLDAGGIGPALVAGTIVGKCVVEAIQSGDVTEKGLWKYNKEFVNEYGYKTAGLEIFRRLIQTLTNEQISYGMKHFLGNMDVEAISKGEHPDFSNVTKLGMMIRGALNKKLADGLRFTTQQNRLLTEHYHNYPDTPDGFNDWSKKLHQILDESNAKLSQYQN is encoded by the coding sequence GTGTCAGATTACGACGTCATAATAGCAGGAGGCGGATTAGCAGGAACTATAGCAGCTCAATCCGTTTCACATTATTCTAATCAAGGATTAAAAATTCTAGTAATTGATAGAAGTCCATCAAACTTGCCAGGACTCAAAAGTGTGTCAGGATGGATTTGTGGAGATGCTGTTAGTAAAGAAGCTGTGGATTACATGACAACTAGAATTAAAGTTAATTGGACGGAACCGGAAATTGAACATAAAGTAAAAGGGGTAATGGCATTTTCTCCAGATAGAGAGACATCTATTCCATTTGATGGTGCAGGATATATGCTCAACAGACAAGTTCTACCAGAACGTCAAAACCAAAGAACGTTAGCAATGGGAGTTGACTTTAATTTTGAAATTAACCTTACAGGATTAGTGTATCAAGGAAATCAAGTAGTAGGAGTTCAAGGCATAGACAATAAAACGAAAACACCTTACAAAAAGACAGCCAAAGTTGTAGTCGATGCTACAGGAATGACATCAATGCTTCGTAATCAGATTTCAAATACAACAAAGATGGAGAAAAAAGTAGACCGTAGAGATGTAGAGTCTACAGGAAGACACATCATGTATTTTGAGGACGGTGAAAAAGATCTAACTGAATTTGATCCTGATTATTGTATAATTCATCTTGATCAAGATATTGCTCCAGGAGGATATGGATGGGTATTTCCAAAAGGAAAGAATAAAGTAAACATCGGGTTAGGTGTTGAGAAAACACTTCTTGAAAAACGAAACCAAAGATTAGGTAAAAGTGATAGCGTATCCTCGTTGATTAATGAATATGTAGAAAGAAATCGTGCAATAAAAAATCCAAGACTTTCAGAAGATCCTCAAGATAAAAACAATGCAACTGGAAATTTTCAAGTTTCAGTTAGAAGACAAAACGATTGCATGGTTGCAAATGGATTTGTTTTAGTTGGAGATTCTGCATGGATGCCAAAACCACTTGACGCTGGAGGTATAGGCCCTGCATTAGTAGCAGGTACTATTGTTGGAAAATGCGTGGTAGAAGCAATTCAGTCTGGAGATGTAACAGAGAAAGGATTATGGAAGTACAATAAGGAATTTGTAAATGAATATGGATACAAAACAGCAGGCCTTGAGATTTTTAGAAGACTTATTCAAACTCTTACAAATGAACAAATCAGTTATGGAATGAAACATTTTCTAGGAAATATGGACGTTGAAGCAATTTCTAAAGGAGAGCATCCAGACTTTTCAAATGTTACAAAATTAGGAATGATGATCAGAGGCGCACTCAACAAGAAGCTTGCTGACGGATTACGTTTTACTACACAACAAAACAGACTTTTGACTGAACATTATCATAATTATCCGGACACTCCAGATGGATTCAATGATTGGAGTAAAAAGCTTCATCAGATTCTAGATGAATCTAATGCTAAATTATCCCAATATCAAAACTAA
- a CDS encoding hypothetical protein (hypothetical protein Nmar_1521): protein MVEKTKDLIDVFYDKEKVIKNTPISEQTIKKSAKAKYQIFDEAEFTRGREILGDLIVHGMIASGGTDIDWLIEHNGGFVILEFKGFHNDKINIAKGQIIAYEKLHEKLNQATKCYLYIIGCDDVDFLDPDSTVWIFEMKQWKTGAIPKNTIDIYGEDVGKQNKFIVYREYMEEINIEKLREIIDSHWKEFERIMP, encoded by the coding sequence GTGGTAGAAAAAACCAAAGACTTGATTGATGTATTTTATGACAAAGAAAAAGTCATAAAAAATACCCCCATTTCAGAGCAGACTATTAAAAAGAGTGCAAAAGCAAAATATCAGATTTTTGATGAAGCTGAATTTACTCGTGGACGAGAGATACTAGGTGATCTAATAGTTCATGGTATGATAGCCTCAGGAGGTACAGACATTGACTGGTTAATTGAGCACAATGGGGGATTTGTCATACTTGAATTCAAAGGATTTCACAATGATAAGATCAATATTGCAAAAGGGCAAATTATTGCATATGAAAAATTACATGAAAAATTAAATCAAGCAACTAAATGCTATTTGTATATTATTGGTTGTGATGATGTAGACTTTTTAGATCCAGATTCAACTGTTTGGATATTTGAAATGAAACAATGGAAGACGGGAGCAATTCCAAAAAACACAATCGACATTTATGGTGAGGATGTAGGAAAGCAAAATAAATTTATTGTTTATCGTGAGTATATGGAAGAGATCAATATAGAAAAATTAAGAGAGATTATAGATTCACACTGGAAAGAATTTGAAAGGATTATGCCTTAA
- a CDS encoding pyridoxal-5'-phosphate-dependent protein beta subunit: protein MISLRIQTKKHSKKKQHYKSKLGFITHQIFYMSFITQCFREKLPEETKNSVDNTLLERFEQEIWSKTPHLEKNQSGVKVINATPLIDLTKVLKECAKEIYKLNLDDKDLKVFGKFDSNLLSGSIKVRPAVHIIHDAILTGKLKSGQTVIEATSGNFGIALGQLSKLGLTVVSLVSRKLQEGVFKELRNENIRIMDLDMDVCPAPGMKDNPNVLAAKATAYNIRSQLAELGFDPTIFDKSISEIESLLAAQDIINLAKFLAKIYGFFCPEQYDNELNTDAHKSITAVEIDQQLHEQGYSLENFGIVCSFGTGGTSGGLSNYISEKYNKKSVHVVFPPAGQDVAGIRTKDKASGLKLYKPDTYAGQYEIDFDQAKHLLKYFVEKGYDIGESSALELYAAMQMANFGAEKKFIIIIADGIEKYKKNLEEMSKKQNKTQISLQEAVSNANEYDRIIWVHTQYTPREEGIEVIAKSLGVDKSKISIPKARTINQLLATQQIPEELSNDLKGTKGKSLLVCMAGNTSLMAVNILASRGIVTQSLNGGITNLPEGRNRNLGELIKAATE from the coding sequence ATGATTAGTTTAAGAATTCAAACAAAAAAACATAGTAAGAAAAAACAACATTATAAATCAAAATTAGGTTTTATCACTCATCAGATATTTTATATGAGCTTTATTACGCAGTGTTTTAGAGAAAAATTGCCAGAAGAAACAAAAAATAGTGTGGATAACACATTACTTGAACGATTCGAGCAAGAAATATGGAGTAAGACCCCTCATTTAGAAAAAAATCAAAGTGGAGTAAAAGTTATCAATGCAACACCATTAATTGACTTAACCAAAGTTCTGAAAGAATGTGCCAAAGAAATTTATAAATTAAATCTTGATGATAAGGATCTAAAAGTTTTTGGCAAGTTTGATTCAAACTTACTATCAGGTTCGATTAAAGTTAGACCCGCAGTTCATATCATACATGATGCAATACTTACAGGAAAACTGAAAAGTGGTCAAACAGTGATAGAAGCAACTTCTGGAAATTTTGGAATTGCACTTGGTCAACTATCTAAACTTGGATTAACCGTAGTCTCTCTTGTTTCAAGAAAACTTCAAGAAGGTGTCTTCAAAGAATTAAGAAATGAAAATATCAGAATAATGGATCTTGATATGGATGTATGTCCTGCACCAGGAATGAAAGACAATCCTAATGTTTTAGCTGCAAAAGCAACCGCTTACAATATTCGCTCACAGTTAGCTGAACTTGGTTTTGATCCCACCATATTTGATAAATCAATTTCTGAAATAGAATCACTTTTAGCTGCTCAAGATATTATTAACTTGGCAAAATTTCTTGCCAAAATTTACGGATTTTTCTGTCCAGAACAATACGATAATGAATTAAACACAGATGCTCATAAATCAATTACAGCAGTAGAAATTGATCAGCAATTACATGAACAGGGTTATTCTCTAGAAAATTTTGGAATTGTCTGTTCTTTTGGAACTGGAGGCACTTCGGGTGGTCTAAGTAATTACATTTCTGAAAAATATAATAAAAAATCAGTACATGTTGTATTTCCACCAGCGGGTCAAGATGTAGCAGGGATTAGAACAAAAGATAAAGCATCCGGTCTAAAACTATACAAACCAGACACATATGCGGGTCAATATGAGATAGATTTTGATCAAGCAAAACATCTTCTAAAGTATTTTGTAGAAAAAGGATACGATATTGGGGAAAGTAGTGCATTAGAACTTTATGCTGCAATGCAAATGGCAAACTTTGGAGCAGAAAAAAAATTTATCATAATCATAGCAGATGGAATTGAAAAATACAAAAAGAATCTAGAAGAGATGTCAAAGAAACAAAATAAAACACAAATATCTCTTCAAGAAGCAGTATCAAATGCAAATGAATATGATAGAATAATTTGGGTTCATACTCAATATACTCCTCGTGAAGAGGGAATAGAAGTTATTGCAAAATCTCTAGGAGTAGATAAATCAAAGATATCCATACCAAAAGCGAGAACTATAAATCAACTTTTAGCAACACAACAAATTCCTGAGGAATTAAGTAATGATCTCAAAGGAACTAAAGGAAAATCATTACTTGTATGTATGGCAGGAAATACATCATTAATGGCAGTAAATATTCTTGCAAGTAGAGGCATAGTAACCCAAAGTTTGAATGGTGGAATTACCAATTTACCTGAAGGAAGAAACAGAAATCTTGGTGAACTTATTAAAGCAGCTACAGAATAA
- a CDS encoding hypothetical protein (hypothetical protein Nmar_1018): MSFFESDFKEIIFVAEKIHAHYWPLDSPTWSDVIKKQIDTDINKNKEKKQLVIKNNVILIDNYEFTSLKKIGLTIPLFKKQFTLVFEGKFDNFFAHVHVTTSIENYLEIFNNLIHWRSKYFSDSIL; this comes from the coding sequence ATGTCTTTTTTTGAATCTGATTTTAAAGAAATAATATTTGTGGCAGAAAAAATTCATGCTCATTATTGGCCCCTTGATTCTCCAACATGGAGTGATGTGATAAAGAAACAAATTGATACAGACATCAACAAGAATAAAGAAAAAAAGCAGCTAGTAATAAAAAATAATGTTATTTTAATTGATAACTATGAATTTACATCTCTTAAAAAAATTGGATTAACTATACCGTTATTTAAAAAACAGTTTACATTAGTGTTTGAAGGAAAATTTGACAACTTTTTTGCTCATGTACATGTTACAACAAGTATTGAAAATTATCTTGAAATATTTAACAATCTAATACATTGGAGATCAAAATATTTTTCAGATAGTATACTTTGA
- a CDS encoding hypothetical protein (hypothetical protein Nmar_1518): MKCLSVSQPFADLIISGKKIIELRNWNTNFRGEFLIHAPLKIRIADAKRLKINKKFVTGAIIGKAELYDVKKYNSSKEVSTDKKLHYASRNFYSKSFGFILKNAKPLRVPIPCKGKLGFFDVELSKIKIKNKDILTDIIDEDYRYQWIGHH, translated from the coding sequence TTGAAATGTCTTTCAGTTTCCCAGCCATTTGCAGATTTAATTATTTCAGGAAAAAAAATAATTGAGTTACGAAATTGGAATACAAATTTCCGCGGGGAGTTTTTAATACACGCCCCTTTAAAAATAAGAATTGCCGATGCAAAGAGATTAAAAATTAATAAAAAATTTGTCACAGGTGCAATTATAGGTAAAGCGGAACTATATGATGTAAAAAAATATAATTCAAGTAAAGAAGTTAGCACTGACAAAAAATTACATTATGCTTCTAGAAATTTTTACAGTAAAAGTTTTGGATTTATTCTAAAGAATGCAAAACCACTAAGAGTTCCAATTCCATGTAAGGGGAAACTGGGATTTTTTGATGTGGAGTTATCTAAAATAAAGATCAAAAACAAAGACATTCTAACTGACATTATTGATGAGGATTATAGATATCAGTGGATAGGACATCATTGA
- a CDS encoding redoxin domain-containing protein: MKSEIKIPIILGIIIVTAVIGLSLFLSSLDSKVLESKNDSIQQNTVNDITKIDKSGFKKAPKLVGISEYINIQPDKLQEKIDHSVVLYDIWTYSCINCIRTLPFITSWNEKYADQGLLIIGIHSPEFEFEKDVTNVKNAVEKYGITYPVVLDNDKETWKAFGNNYWPRKYIADSEGYIRYDHIGEGGYQETEKIIQQLLKERSDLMGTKLTLPEDTVQIKEFEHSWIRTPELYFGYDFVTGRNQLGSPEGFQPNQDVTYSIPQSKQIHKFYLDGTWKNLEGSMKLVSNSGTIVLPYSGKEVNIVTAGDANLKIKIDGKTIDPAFAGKDVDINGQVRVQEPRLYNIVQTETSEDHTLEILVESPGFEIFTFTFG, encoded by the coding sequence ATGAAATCAGAAATAAAGATACCGATAATTTTAGGAATCATAATTGTAACTGCAGTTATAGGACTTAGTCTATTCTTATCATCATTGGATTCTAAAGTTTTAGAATCCAAAAATGACTCTATTCAACAAAATACCGTTAATGATATAACTAAAATAGACAAATCAGGATTCAAAAAAGCTCCAAAACTAGTAGGAATCTCTGAATACATCAACATACAACCTGATAAATTACAAGAAAAAATTGATCATAGTGTTGTGCTATATGATATCTGGACTTATAGCTGCATAAACTGCATTCGTACTTTACCTTTCATTACATCTTGGAATGAAAAATATGCTGATCAGGGACTGTTAATCATTGGCATTCATTCCCCCGAATTTGAATTTGAAAAAGATGTTACTAATGTAAAGAATGCTGTTGAGAAATACGGAATAACATACCCTGTAGTTCTTGATAATGACAAAGAGACATGGAAGGCATTTGGAAATAATTATTGGCCACGTAAGTACATTGCAGATTCTGAAGGATACATTAGATATGATCATATTGGAGAAGGAGGATATCAGGAGACTGAAAAAATAATTCAACAATTACTAAAGGAGAGATCAGATTTGATGGGAACCAAATTAACTCTGCCTGAAGACACAGTTCAAATTAAAGAATTTGAGCATTCATGGATTAGAACTCCTGAATTATATTTTGGATATGATTTTGTAACAGGCAGAAATCAACTTGGAAGTCCTGAAGGATTTCAACCAAATCAAGATGTAACTTACTCTATTCCGCAATCAAAACAAATTCATAAATTCTATCTTGATGGAACATGGAAAAATCTAGAAGGAAGTATGAAATTAGTTTCTAACTCTGGAACTATAGTTCTTCCGTATAGTGGAAAAGAAGTAAACATAGTAACAGCTGGTGATGCAAATTTAAAAATTAAAATTGATGGAAAAACCATTGATCCTGCTTTTGCTGGAAAAGATGTTGATATTAATGGACAAGTAAGAGTACAAGAACCAAGACTGTACAATATTGTTCAAACCGAAACATCTGAAGATCATACTTTGGAAATTTTAGTTGAAAGCCCCGGGTTTGAGATTTTCACATTCACTTTTGGTTGA